A window from Athalia rosae chromosome 5, iyAthRosa1.1, whole genome shotgun sequence encodes these proteins:
- the LOC105687262 gene encoding cyclin-dependent kinase 20 codes for MDKYVVVGRIGEGAHGLVLKGYHVSEGREVALKKVALKKIDEGIPTQVLREVKTLQELKHKNVAELLDVFPVGLDFVMVFEYMPSGLWEIIRDTGNPLNDSQKKTYIKMLLEGVSYMHENNIMHRDLKPANLLVNHDGILKIADFGLGRLTWEDNSRSYSHQVATRWYRSPELLYGARFYTKSVDIWAVGCIFGEILNCAPLFAGETDIEQLAIVLRLLGSPTPESWPELTSLPDYNKITFPCHTGLPWESIVPDAKPDAIDLIKQLLVYDSSKRLTAQVALQHEYFYSRPYPCPEKSLPKPPADHRSKVKPEEIKANLKRTVLFQNLLKMV; via the exons ATGGATAAATACGTGGTGGTAGGAAGAATTGGCGAAGGGGCACATGGTCTTGTTTTGAAAGGGTATCACGTCTCGGAGGGTCGAGAAGTGGCCTTGAAAAAAGTTGCccttaaaaaaattgatgaggGAATTCCTACCCAGGTTCTCAGGGAAGTTAAAACTCTGCAGGAGTTGAAACAcaaaaat GTTGCTGAACTACTTGATGTCTTCCCAGTCGGACTGGACTTTGTAATGGTTTTTGAATACATGCCATCTGGTCTATGGGAAATTATCAGAGACACTGGAAATCCGCTCAATgattcccaaaaaaaaacctacatAAAAATGCTGCTTGAAGGAGTTTCCTACATGCATGAAAACAACATTATGCACAGG GATTTGAAACCAGCAAATTTACTAGTAAATCATGatggtattttaaaaattgctGATTTTGGTCTCGGTCGTTTGACATGGGAGGATAACAGTCGCTCATATTCCCACCAAGTGGCGACTCGTTGGTACAGGTCACCAGAACTTCTTTACGGCGCACGTTTTTATACAAAATCCGTCGACATTTGGGCAGTTGGTTGTATAtttggagaaattttgaaCTGTGCACCTCTCTTTGCA GGTGAAACTGATATCGAACAACTGGCAATAGTACTACGACTCCTCGGATCACCCACTCCAGAATCATGGCCAGAGCTTACTTCGCTTCCGGATTACAATAAGATAACATTTCCCTGCCACACAGGCTTACCTTGGGAGTCAATTGTACCGGATGCAAAACCTGATGCCATAGATCTCATAAAACAATTGCTGGTTTACGATTCCTCTAAACGTTTGACGGCTCAGGTG GCATTGCagcatgaatatttttattcccggCCTTATCCATGCCCAGAGAAATCTCTTCCAAAACCACCGGCTGATCATCGAAGCAAAGTAAAGCCGGAAGAAATTAAAGCGAACTTGAAGAGGACTGTCTTGTTTcagaatttgttgaaaatgGTGTGA
- the LOC105687416 gene encoding inactive selenide, water dikinase-like protein: protein MAELQGTPVTQDALSVAQLELGGNPNALALRRPFDPVAHDLDGTFRLTRFADLKGUGCKVPQEVLGKLLEGLQADDNNVQDHEHAHFMHMAIPRIGIGMDSSVTPLRHGGLSLVQTTDFFYPLVDDPYMMGKIACANVISDLYAMGVTECDNMLMLLGVSTKMTEKERDVVVPLIMRGFKDSALEAGTTVTGGQTVVNPWCTIGGVASTVCQPNEYIVPDNAVVGDVLVLTKPLGTQVAVNAHQWLDQPDRWNRIKLVVSEDDVRKAYQRAMDSMARLNRIAARLMHKYNAHGATDVTGFGLLGHAQNLAKHQKNEVSFVIHNLPVIAKMAAVAKACGNMFQLLQGHSAETSGGLLICLPREQAAAYCKDIEKQEGYQAWIIGIVEKGNRTARIIDKPRVIEVPAKEKDGELW from the exons atggCGGAACTACAGGGCACGCCGGTTACTCAGGACGCACTGTCCGTTGCCCAGCTGGAACTTGGAGGAAATCCTAACGCCTTGGCGTTGCGCAGGCCATTTGATCCGGTAGCACATGATCTGGATGGTACTTTCCGCCTGACACGTTTTGCTGATTTAAAAGGATGAGGGTGTAAAGTCCCTCAAGAGGTTCTTGGTAAACTTCTTGAGGGGCTACAGGCGGACGATAACAACGTCCAAGATCATGAGCATGCCCACTTTATGCATATGGCCATACCGCGCATCG gcATCGGCATGGATTCCTCCGTGACTCCGTTGAGGCACGGCGGTTTGAGCCTAGTACAGACAACAGATTTCTTTTATCCTCTGGTAGATGATCCTTATATGATGG GTAAAATTGCATGTGCTAATGTAATCAGCGATTTATACGCAATGGGTGTAACGGAGTGTGACAATATGCTGATGCTTTTGGGCGTGAGCACAAAGATgactgaaaaagaaagagacgtTGTCGTACCTTTGATAATGAGGGGCTTCAAAGACTCTGCGCTGGAAGCGGGAACAACGGTTACCGGTGGTCAAACTGTTGTCAATCCATGGTGTACAATCGGAGGCGTGGCCTCCACAGTTTGCCAACCCAACGAATACATCGT GCCGGACAACGCTGTCGTCGGAGATGTTCTGGTGCTAACAAAGCCTTTGGGTACGCAGGTTGCAGTCAATGCACACCAGTGGTTAGATCAACCTGATCGTTGGAACAGGATCAAGCTGGTGGTCAGTGAAGATGATGTTAGGAAGGCGTATCAACGTGCAATGGACAGCATGGCAAGACTCAATCGGATAG cggcACGATTGATGCACAAATACAATGCTCACGGTGCAACGGACGTAACAGGTTTTGGATTATTGGGACATGCTCAAAACTTAGCTAAGCatcagaaaaatgaagtttcATTCGTTATTCACAATCTTCCGGTGATAGCAAAAATGGCAGCGGTAGCCAAGGCCTGTGGTAATATGTTCCAGTTACTCCAAGGGCATTCTGCAGAAACAAGCGGTGGACTACTGATCTGTCTTCCGAGAGAACAG GCGGCGGCGTATTGCAAGGATATTGAGAAGCAGGAGGGTTACCAAGCGTGGATTATTGGTATCGTTGAGAAGGGTAATCGCACAGCGAGAATAATCGACAAACCACGAGTGATCGAAGTAccagcaaaagaaaaagatggtgAACTCTGGTAA